The following proteins are encoded in a genomic region of Ptychodera flava strain L36383 chromosome 23 unlocalized genomic scaffold, AS_Pfla_20210202 Scaffold_24__1_contigs__length_23054250_pilon, whole genome shotgun sequence:
- the LOC139124975 gene encoding adenosine receptor A2b-like: MEFMYDYLTFNDSLLGDNYTYLFYNDSSPDSGGNGVRIFDDWTENLWVRILIIIAFSIVIVVGTVGNLVVLITGCKRRRRTAVYTVFIVNLALCDLYRVLVDAPLIKLVLINLSISDDLRNVSETICGIGTYVTLVFGSCSVWTMLAISVERYVAICHPFKYQRYCTINRARLVVILTWILCAVSLFPLVAMMVNNINIIRVAHDHESAENGEVRTICIYVMETKRLAGDLYYAYLFLFFTGVPLTCIIIAYGKSFYSLHRSMEYFAKTHATQKQVDKRKKIAKMMLCILIVFVVCWVPYITFTAFAAFGGNMQRDNILFVYAVVTWLIFLGSAINPYIYSYYSRDFRYNLNRVMCCCQQDTKIGRFLSHKVCCCCFGGKDDDSYKRSQSTRTDTSEFGSSSDSATKRSKNSEENSSFFRKIVRCASNDDNDKEKSGHEILQNELDSSTPMMSQSSETNVQKRDYESTV; the protein is encoded by the coding sequence ATGGAGTTCATGTACGACTATCTCACGTTCAACGATAGCCTCCTTGGGGACAACTACACATATCTCTTCTACAATGATTCGTCGCCCGATTCAGGCGGGAATGGTGTGCGAATCTTTGACGATTGGACTGAGAATCTTTGGGTAAGAATTCTCATTATTATCGCCTTCAGTATCGTAATTGTTGTCGGGACGGTTGGAAATTTAGTCGTGCTCATCACCGGCTGTAAGAGGCGACGACGGACGGCTGTATACACTGTATTTATCGTGAATCTGGCGCTATGTGACCTGTACAGGGTGCTCGTTGATGCACCCCTGATAAAATTGGTTTTGATCAATTTATCTATCAGCGATGACCTCAGGAATGTGTCTGAGACAATCTGCGGTATAGGCACGTACGTCACCCTTGTGTTCGGTTCGTGTTCGGTCTGGACGATGCTTGCAATCAGCGTGGAGCGGTATGTCGCTATCTGTCACCCGTTTAAATATCAGAGGTACTGCACGATTAACAGAGCTCGGCTGGTGGTGATTTTAACTTGGATTCTCTGCGCTGTTTCTCTTTTCCCGCTGGTCGCCATGATGGTCAACAACATCAATATCATCCGAGTAGCGCACGATCACGAGTCTGCCGAAAACGGAGAGGTGCGCACAATCTGCATATATGTTATGGAAACCAAACGGCTGGCCGGAGACTTGTATTACGCCTACCTATTTCTATTTTTCACGGGTGTCCCTCTGACTTGCATAATCATCGCCTATGGAAAGAGCTTCTACAGCTTACATAGAAGCATGGAATATTTCGCAAAGACACACGCGACACAGAAGCAAGTTGACAAGCGcaagaaaattgccaaaatgatGCTGTGCATTCTTATAGTGTTTGTCGTCTGCTGGGTTCCATACATCACTTTCACCGCCTTCGCAGCTTTTGGCGGGAACATGCAACGCGATAACATTCTGTTCGTTTACGCGGTGGTCACTTGGTTAATTTTCCTGGGAAGTGCCATAAATCCGTACATATATAGCTACTATTCACGTGACTTTCGCTACAACCTGAACAGAGTTATGTGTTGCTGCCAACAAGACACGAAAATAGGTCGCTTTTTATCGCACAAAGTTTGCTGTTGCTGTTTTGGCGGGAAGGACGACGACTCATATAAAAGAAGTCAAAGCACGAGGACAGACACCAGCGAATTCGGTAGTTCGTCGGACAGTGCGACAAAGAGGTCGAAAAACTCTGAAGAAAATTCAAGTTTCTTTCGGAAAATCGTTCGTTGTGCATCAAATGACGACAATGACAAAGAGAAATCGGGTCATGAAATATTACAGAACGAGTTGGACTCGTCGACACCGATGATGTCGCAAAGCTCAGAGACGAATGTTCAGAAACGAGACTATGAGTCAACCGTGTAA